A window from Pagrus major chromosome 4, Pma_NU_1.0 encodes these proteins:
- the LOC140994476 gene encoding tripartite motif-containing protein 16-like: MAQRAVQLDRETFSCPICLDLLKDPVATPCGHSYCKNCIKDHWDTEDVKGIYSCPQCRKSFRPRPELLKNTMLAALVEELKKTGLQAAPADHCYAGPEDVACDVCTGRKLRALKSCLVCLASYCEQHLQPHYEAAPLKKHKLVEPSKKLQENICSRHDEVMKMFCRTDQQCICYLCPVDEHKGHDTVSAAAERTERQRELEGSRQNIQQRIQDREEDVKVLQQEVEAINGSADKAAEHSEKIFTELIRLMEKRRSEVKRQVRSQQETEVSRVKELQEKLEQEITELKRKDAELKKLSHTEDHNQFLHNYPSLSALSESTHSSSINIRPLKYFEDVTAAVSEVRDKLQDVLRQKQTNVSPTVTEVNVLLSQPEPMTRAGFLRYSREITLDPNTANTLLLLSEWNRKATRVSQHQSYSHHPDRFTYWVQVLSRESLTGRCYWEVERRGGGRVYVAVAYKNISRAGDSHECLFGYNDISWMLYCDKNSHDFYHNSVNTPVSGALSSRVGVYLDHSAGILSFYSVSGIVTLLHRVQTTFTQPLYAGLYVFDGASAEFCSLR; this comes from the coding sequence atggcgcagagagcagttcagctggaccgagagactttctcttgtccgatctgtttggatctactgaaggatccggtggctactccctgtggacacagctactgcaagaaCTGTATTAAAGACcactgggacacagaggatgtGAAGGGGATctacagctgccctcagtgcaggaagagcttcagaccgaggcctgagctgctgaaaaacaccatgttagcagctttagtggaggagctgaagaagactggactccaagctgctcctgctgatcactgctatgccggacctgaagatgtggcctgtgatgtctgcactgggaggaaactgagagcattaaagtcctgtctggtctgtctggcctcttactgtgagcaACACCTGCAGCCTCATTATGAAGCAGCTCCTttgaagaaacacaagctggtggagccgtccaagaagctccaggagaacatctgctctcgtcacgatgaggtgatgaagatgttctgccgtactgatcagcagtgtatctgttatctctgccctgtggacgaacataaaggccacgacacagtgtcagctgcagcagagaggactgagaggcagagagagctggaggggagtcgacaaaacatccagcagagaatccaggacagagaggaagatgtgaaggtgcttcaacaggaggtggaggccatcaatggctctgctgataaagcagcggagcacagtgagaagatcttcaccgagctgatccgtctcatggagaaaagacgctctgagGTGAAGcggcaggtcagatcccagcaggaaactgaagtgagtcgagtcaaagagcttcaggagaagctggagcaggagatcactgagctgaagaggaaagacgctgagctgaagaagctctcacacacagaggatcacaaccagtttctacacaactacccctcactgtcagcactcagtgagtctacacactcatccagcatcaatatccgtcctctcaagtactttgaggatgtgacagcagctgtgtcagaggtcagagacaaactacaggacgtcctgagacagaaacagacaaacgTCTCACCGACAGTGACTGAAGTGAATGTTTTACTGTCACAACCAGAGCCCATGACCAGAGCTGGATTCTTAAGATATTCAcgtgaaatcacactggatccaaacacagcaaacacacttctgttattatctgagtggaacagaaaagcaacaagaGTGAGTCAACATCAGTCTTATTCTCATCATCCAGACAGATTCACTTACTGGGttcaggtcctgagtagagagagtctgactggacgttgttactgggaggtggagcgGAGAGGGGGAGGACGAGTCTAtgtagcagtcgcatacaagaatatcagcagagcaggAGACTCACATGAATGTTTATTTGGATACAATGACATATCTTGGATGTTATATTGTGACAAAAACAGTCATGACTTTTATCACAACAGTGTCAACACTCCCGTCTCAGGTGCTctgtcctccagagttggagtgtacctggatcacagtgcaggtattctgtccttctacagcgtctctggCATCgtgactctcctccacagagtccagaccacattcactcagcctctctatgctggactttATGTTTTTGATGGAGCCTCTGCTGAGTTCTGTAGCCTCAGATAG